TGTGCGGTGTTGAGCAGTATTGACGAGCAATCACCAGACATTGCCCTTGGCGTGAATAAATCCCTTGAAGCCAAAAGCGATGGTAACGATATGTATGATGAGATAGGGGCCGGAGATCAGGGAATGATGTTTGGCTACGCCACCAATGAAACTGAGGAAATGATGCCCCTTCCGATAGTGCTCGCTCACAAGCTCTCGAAAAGACTATCCGATGTTAGAAAGCAGAAAATAGTGGATGGATTCAGGCCTGACGGCAAAACACAGGTCACAGTACTCTATGAAGATGGAAAACCCGTTGGAGTTACAACTGTGGTTGTTTCCACCCAGCACGATCCTATGCTGACAAATGAAGAAATCAGAGATGCTGTTATCGAGCATGTTATAAAGCCAATTATCCCGGAAAACTTGATGCACGAGAATATGAAAATATATGTAAATCCCACGGGGAGGTTCGTAAAAGGCGGACCTGCTGCAGATACAGGCCTCACAGGTAGAAAGATCATCGTGGACACCTATGGCGGATGGATTCCTCACGGTGGAGGGGCTTTCAGCGGAAAAGACCCAACAAAGGTTGATAGGTCAGCCCATTACATGGCGAGGTATGCTGCAAAGAATATAGTGGCTGCCGGGCTCGCTGATAGAGTAACCCTTCAACTTGCTTATGCCATAGGCGTTGCCCATCCCGTTTCTTTCATGATTGATGCCCATGGAACGGAAAAAGTAGATCTGGATAAGCTTTCCGAAGTCGTTCAGAAGCTTTTTGATTTCAGGCCCGCAGCAATTATTGACACACTGGATTTGAGAAGGCCCATATACAGGCAAACGGCTGCCTATGGCCACTTTGGGCGCACAGATGTCGACCTTCCCTGGGAAAGGGTCGATATGGTTTCCGAATTGAGAAAAGCTTTTAATTTATAGAATATAGAAATCAGGAAGGAGGAAAAAAAGTGCCGAATATTAAGTCCGCTGAAAAAAGAGTGAGACAGACAAAAGTCAGGAGAATGAGAAACAGGAGTGCAAAGACAAGATTCAGAAACGTCACAAAAGAGCTTCTTCTTGCTATTGAAACCAAGGAAGCCCCTGAAAAAGTCAACGAACTTCTCAGCCTGTCTTTTTCTGTTCTTGACCGTGCAGCCAAAAAAGGTGTCATTCACAAAAGACAAGCTTCCAGAAGAAAGGCAAGGCTTACAGCCAGAGTGAAGAAATACCTGGATAGCCTTAGCTAATATAGAAAAAGGCGGGGATATCAATCCCCGCCTTTTTTGTTATGTGAATTACTCTACTTTGAGTTCGCCTTCTGTTGAATGCATTCCCTTCAAAATGTTTTCTTCGGTTTCCACATCGAAAACATGGACCATGTTCATATCGAATACCAGATCAATGGTGTCTCCCGCCTGCGCTTTTGTTTTCGGGTCGACTTTTGCTACGATGTCATCCCCAGCGATAGTTGCGTGAATAAGAGTTTCGCTTCCAAGGGGTTCAACAACGTCAACTTTTCCTTCGGCAACGAATTCCTCGCTGGGATTAACCGCGAACATCTTGTCGTAAATGTTTTCAGGTCTTATGCCGAAGACAACATCTTTTCCGACATATGGGGAGAGCTTATCATAGTATTTTTCGGGAATAAGGAGCTTCATTGAGTCTTTGTGTATCCAGAGCTTATCTCCTTCCTTGGAAACCTTTGCGTTTATGAAATTCATGGAAGGCGTTCCAATAAACCCGGCAACGAATTTATTCACGGGTTCAAAGTAAACGGAATAAGGATCACCGATCTGCTGTATAACACCATCTTTCATGATAACTATCTTATCAGCCATGGTCATGGCTTCTACCTGGTCGTGTGTAACGTAAATGATGGTTGCCTGAAGGTTCTGATGAAGCCTTTTTAGCTCAGCTCTCATCTGTGTTCTTAGTTTCGCATCGAGGTTTGAAAGGGGTTCGTCAAAAAGGAAGACCTTGGGATTTCTTACGATAGCCCTTCCCACTGCAACCCTCTGCCTCTGACCACCGGAGAGCTGTTTGGGCTTTCTGTCAAGGAGACCTTCGATACCGAGTATGCTGGCGGCTTCCTTAACGCGCTTGTCGATTTCCGGTTTCGGAACTTTTCTCAATTTCAGCCCGAAAGCCATGTTTTCATAAACAGTCATATGGGGATAAAGCGCGTAGTTCTGGAAAACCATAGCGATATCTCTGTCTTTTGGCTCTACATCGTTGACAACTTTTCCGCCAATGGTTACCGTTCCTTCTGTGATTTCTTCCAATCCCGCAATCATTCTCAAAGTGGTTGTTTTACCACAACCAGAGGGGCCGAGCAGAACAACGAATTCCTTGTCTTTGACCTCGAGATTGGCACCATGTACCGCTTTGAAACCGTTTGGATATACCTTTACTACATCTTTGAGGATAACCTCAGCCATGCCTTACACCTCCAAAAATCAATCTTCTGAACTATCTTCAATGATATCTTCAAGCTGTGTTCCGAGAGCTTTTTCGCCGGCATCCATTAAATAAAGCTCATACGCCGTGGAGAGAAAGTTGAGCATCTTCGTGTATTTCTCGTAAGAAATCAAGGCAGCCCTGGGAACACCATTTTTTGTTATAACAACATCACGTTGACCATTCGAAGCAGTATCCACTACTTCTGAAAAATGCGCTTTTGCATCAGCCAGTGATTTGAAGATCAGATTATCAAGTCTTGCCAATGTACCCACCTCATTTGATGTTACTCCATTATACATTATGACCACAATTATAGTCAAGCAAAGCTAATGAAATTTGTTGCGTACACTTGTATTCAGGGGTACTTAATTTTGGTGGGGTTGAAAATTCACCAATCAATAATGAGGGTAAGAAAGTTCTAAAAAAATTTACATAACCCTTTATGGAAGCACTATTGAAGAGTGTTTTTCTGTAAAGCGCTTGTATACTCAATTACAAGAATTACTCTTTTAGAGAATATGTCGGTAATTATTCTATAATAGGAATTTCAGCAAGTCAAGAGTTGCATTGAAGGGTTGATAAGTGCTAAAATATGTCTGACATCATATTTCAGATTTAGGGGGTGTTTATGTGAACAAGAAGGAACTCGTAGCTGAAATCGCCGAAAGAACAGGAACAACAAAGAAATTAGCGGCTGAAGTTCTCGACAGCTTTGTAGCAGTTGTAGGCGAGAAACTTGCCAAGGGTGAAGAGGTTAAACTCGTTGGTTTTGGTACTTTTGAAGTTGCAGAAAGAAAACCCAGAAAAGGTGTCAACCCCAGAACAAAAGAAGCTATCCAAATTCCCGGGGGAAAAGTACCTAAGTTCAGAGCTGGTAAGGAACTCAAAGAGAAAGTAAAATGAGATCTTGTCTTTAAAATGGCGGCTTGGTTAGCCGCCATTTTCTTTTGCCCATTTTAGAATCTCAGCAACTATTTTTTTGTTTTTTATCACTTTGCATAACTCTTCTTCAGATGCCTTTTTTATCCTGGAAACGCTTTTGAAGTGCTTCATCAAGAGTCTTTTCCTTTTTGGACCAATGCCCGGTATCCCGTCGATTTCTGAACTAACAAATCTTCTCTCACGGAGGTAACGGTGGTAATTGACTGCAAATCTGTGGGTTTCATCCCGGATGGAAACCAGCAACTTCATAACAGGGTGATCAGGTGGCAGTTTTAATTTTCCCCTGCTATCGGGAAAAACGATTTCCTCTTCCTCCTTGGCAATACCCACGATTTCGGTTTTCAAGTTGAGTTCCTCAAGCGCTTCAGACACAGCTCTGAGCTGCGGGAACCCACCATCGATGAAAAGCAGATCAGGTAAGGGGTGTTTGGAATAGCGGCGCTTTATAACCGTTGCGAGTGCTTCAAAATCATTTGGGACTTCGAGGTTCCTTATCCTGTATCTTCTATACCTCGATTTGTCTGGTTTCCCTGATTCAAAGACAACCAGAGAAGCAACTGTCATAAGCCCCTGGGTATGGGAGATATCTATTCCCTCAATAAATCGCGGTATTTTTTTCAAACCCAGGATATTCCTGGTCTGTTTGAGGGTCTCAACAGCACCGATTCGTATATTCAATTCTTGCTCAATGTTTTGAAAAGCTATCTTCATTAGCCTGGATTCGAATTCTGTTCTGGGTTTTCCAATATATTCAAATTCGGACTTGAACATATTGGTTTCTGTTTTTCTCAATCCTGACACGATTAAGCTTTTTGGGCGATGTTTCTCCCTGGCGAGGTAAAACTGGCTTATAAAATCGGAGACCTTCCCTTCAGGGAAATCGTAAACCAGCTTTCCAAGAAGCATTCCACCTCTTATTTCGAGAAGGACCAGAATACCTGAAGAAAGTGCCAGAACATCAATGCTGAGATCCTGCGGAACGTCAACAGCCTGTCTGGAATACAATTTATCCATGGAATCGAGAACATCACGGATTTCCTTTGCCTGTTCAAATTGAAGGTTATCCGCCAGCCTGTACATCCTTTCTTCGAGAGACGTTCTGACACTGAGGGTATTCCCTTCAAGGAATTCAATGAAGTTATCAAGACTCTTTTTGTATTCTTCCTTTGTGATTTTACCTACGCATGGAGCGGAACACATTTTAAGGTGATATAGAAAGCAGGCTTTCTTGATTCTATCAAGGGACTGCTTGCAACTCCTTACCTTGAAAATCCTCTGAAGGAGTTCCAGTATGCTGCGTACGAGCCTCGTGCTCGTGTATGGGCCAAAATACATCCCGGGAGCTTTCCTGTCTCTTCTCAACTCCACATAAGGGAATTCGTCTCTGGATATATATATATATGGATAAAAACGGGACTCTTTCAGCAGGATGTTATAGCGCGGCTTGTATTTGTAAATAAGATTTGCTTCTAAAAGTAGAGCTTCCCTTTCGCTTGGGACGATAATAAAATCCATATCAGAAGACTCTTCGGCAATTTTTCTTACTTTTTCATCCTTCCACGAAGATTCCCTGAAATAAGACTGCACGCGACGTTTTAATTTGACAGCTTTACCTATGTAAATTATTTTCCCTTCGCTATTTTTGAATATGTAAACACCGCAGGTTTCCGGTAGCGAACTGATTTTATTCTGAAGAGCCCTTTTCATCAGTGACCTCCAATGAACTACATATCACAGCGCTCCCCGGGCATTCACGGGATTTTAGCATCTCCCATACCCTTTTCCCGATGGGATTGTCTATACCACCCAGAAAATTTGCCAGCTGAAGGTGAAGGCATTTGATATTCATTAGATTTCTTATGCCCCCAATCCCCCTGTCAAGTAAAGCTTCTATCTGCCAATTCTCTAGCTTTCTGTCAGCTAATAAGGATTTTTTCAGGGCTTGAGTGGTTTTATGTGCCTCTATATATTCCCTTGACATACTTTCGGAATGCTCAAGCTCTTCTTCGAGTAGTTTCACCCAGCCTTTTTCTTCAAGGCGGGAAACTTCTTTGTACAAAAAGGGGCAGGTCAGCCAGAATAGTGTGGGAAAAGGTTTCCCATCGGTGATCAAATCCGATTGAATACACTGCGGATAACCCCAGGTGCATCTTTTTACCACGCGAAATTCGTTTCTCAGCTCGCGTCCTAATTGAGCCTGAACTATCTTTTTTTCAAAACAGCCGCTTTCCATTCGTTCATTTCCTCCGTTTCCAGCAATGAGAAGGAGTCTTCCAATGTTGTCACAAAAGCGTCGAATTTCTCCTTTAGAATTCCGGAGAGAATTATTACACCATCAGACTTCAAATAGTGCGTTGTTTCTTTTACAAAGCGTTCAAGCAATTCGACGATCATATTTGAAACAATCACATTGAAACGTTCACCGGGTTTGAGGGCGCTGAGAAAGTTAGAAACCCTCGCATCAATGGAAACCCCGTTTATCCATGCCGTTTCCTGGCACTTTTCAACGGCAGCCGGATCTATATCGAGGGCAACTGCCTTTTTCGCCCCTCTCTTCAAAGCCAGCGCTGATAGGATACCTGTGCCTGAACCAACATCCAGCACAAAAGCACCAGGTTCCATGTGTTTTTCGAGAAGGCGTGAGGCGAGCTTTGTCGTTTCGTGTAACCCTGTACCAAAGGCGCTTCCGGGTACTATTCCCAGGGCTCCCTCTTCTGTGATTTGATTGGGTTCTTCAAGAGGGATCAGTTTTGTGTGGTGAGTCAACATAAAGGGTTTAAGGTTCTCTTTGAATTTTTTCCACCAATTTTCTTCAAGCTCCTCGCCACCGAGCTCAAAGGGGTAGCCCGACAAAAAAGGTGGAAACTCCTGATCGGGTTCGAGATACACCTTTACCCGCCACAGATTTGAATCTATTACCTCGGAAAAGATACTGTAAAAGCCCTCCGAAAAGCAGAGTTCATCTATTTCTTCAAGGATTTTTTCATCTGCGTATAGAGTGAAATACTTATAAAGCATATCAACCACCTCGGTGCAATTATAACGTTATTTCAGTGATAATTCAGCTGATGATTTCTTTGAAGCGTGTTAGAATTAAATGAATTGCAGGAGGTGAACCCTTTGAAAAGAGATTTTCTAAATTATAAAATAGCAGAGCTTTCGGAGCTGCAAGATGATGCCAAAAGAAAGGCTATTGCCTATTTTCACGAAAGGATAACCGCCTTCAACCCTGAATTAAACGCTTTTCTGGAAGTGCTTCCCTTATCAGCCAATTATTCTTCCGGTTCGCTTTCCGGCATACCTTACGCATTGAAGGACAACATATTGGCCAGAGGTACCCGGACTACATGCGCCAGCGATATATTGAAAGATTATATCTCTCCTTATGATGCAACAGTAACGGCTCGGCTGAAAGCTGAAGGAGCTGTGTTGATGGGGAAAACAAACCTCGATGAATTTGCCATGGGTTCTTCAACGGAGAATTCGGCATTCGGCCCCTCAAAAAACCCATGGGATTTAAACCGAATTCCCGGTGGGAGCAGTGGAGGCAGTGCAGCAGCAGTTGCAGCAGGGCTTGTACCCTTTGCCCTTGGAAGCGATACCGGGGGTTCCGTTAGGCAGCCAGCAGCTTTTTGTGGAGTGGTTGGTTATAAACCCTCTTACGGACTGGTATCAAGATATGGCCTGGTAGCCTTCGCTTCTTCTCTCGATCAGATAGGTCCTTTGACAAGATGTGTCGATGATGCCTATGCTGTTTTCAAAACGATAGCCCGAAAGGATATAAACGATGCCACTACTATCAATAATGGAGTTAATCTCAAGGCGAATGATCTGCCTAAAATCGATCTCAAAGGCATAAGGATAGCGGTGCCTTCCGACGCTCTGGATTTTGAAGGGCTCGATGAAAGGGTTAAATCCAGATTCCTGGAATTCGTTGAGCGGCTTACTGAAAAAGGAGCAAAAGTCTCCTTTATTGAGCTGGGTATCTTAAAATATGTTGTCGCAACATATTATCTCATCGCTCCTGGCGAAGCCAGCTCTAACCTATCTCGCTATGACGGCGTTCGCTATGGTGAGCGGGTTGAGTCTGAAAACTACGAAGAGATGATAAAGAAGAACAGAGATATCGGTTTTGGCGATGAAGTAAAACGCAGGATCTTGCTGGGTACTTTCACATTGAGCTCCGCTTATTACGACGCTTACTATCGTAGGGCTCTGAAAATCAGGCGAATTATCTCTGACAGGATAAATAAGGTTCTTCAGGAACACGATTTCATATTGAACCCCACCACACCCACACTTCCAGGAAAAATAGGAGAAATTAGCGATCCCCTTACTTATTATCTGATGGATATATATACCATTCCAGCTAACTTAGCCGGAATGCCGGCCATTTCGGTACCCATTGATCCCGTAGACGGCTTGCCGGTGGGCGTTCAATTTATGGGAAAGCGACTTTCCGATCTTCAGCTCCTCTCTGTTGCAAAAGAGGCTGAAAAATTATCAGGTGCATACGAGAACGGGCTTGCAAAGCTTCCTGAGAGGTGGTTACATGTATAAAACTATCATTGGTCTTGAAATCCACGCTCAATTATCGACAAAAACCAAGGCCTTTTGCAGCTGTCAGGCTGATGTCTTTGAGCTGGAGCCAAATACAGCTATTTGCCCTGTGTGCACGGGTCAGCCCGGAGCGTTGCCCGTGTTAAACAAAACTGTTGTTGAATACGCTGTTAAAGCGGCGGTTGCATTTAATTGCAGCATCAATTTACGTTCCAGTTTTGATAGAAAGAACTATTTTTATCCGGATCTACCAAAGGGTTATCAGATTACCCAATACTTCACCCCGATCGCAGAAAATGGTTATCTTGAATTCAAGCTTGACGGAAATGAAAAAAGAGTCCGCATCAGAAGGATACACATTGAAGAAGACGCCGGTAAAATGATACATCAGGACGCCGATTCCATTTCTGGCGCCAGCGGAAGTCTTGTAAATCTAAACAGGTGCGGGGTCCCTCTAATAGAAATCGTTACTGAACCGGATATCTCTTCACCAAAAGAAGCGAGGGTTTTCATGGAATTGCTACGCGATACGCTCAGGGCGATTGATATATGCAGCGGCGATATGGAAAAGGGAGCGTTGCGGTGCGATGCAAACATATCCGTAGTGGATGAGGAATCCGGGACATCATCAAATAGGGTCGAAGTAAAGAACATTAATTCCTTCAAGTTCGTGGAGAAGGCCCTCGAATTCGAGCGGGAGCGTATTATCAAAGCCCTTGAACAGGGTACTGATGTAGACAGGGAAACGCGGACATGGAACTTCACAAAACGTGAAACCATATCTATGAGGTCAAAGGAAGAGGAGAACGATTACAGATATTTCCCGGAACCCGATTTACCGCCGCTTCAGCTGAGCGGAGAATTTGTGGAAAAAGTCAGAAAAAATCTACCTGAACTTCCACAGCAGAGAGTTCAAAGGCTGATACAGCAATATGGAATTCCTGAATACGATGCCTCCGTCCTCGGTTCCGATGTAAAAATCAGCTTGTTTTTTGAGGAGGTATCCAGAGTAACAGGAAAACCAAAAGATGCCTCCAACTGGATAATGACGGAACTGATGAGAGAAATAAACCAGAGAGGGATTCCAATAGATGAAATGCCCATTGGACCCGAGCATTTTAAGGTACTCTTTCAGCTCCTCGATCAGGGAAAGATTTCCGCCAAAATAGCAAAAGAACTCTTCCCCCTGATGGTGGAAACCGGGAAAACGCCCGATCAGTTAGTAAAAGAACGCGGAATGGAGCAGATAAGTGACGAAAAGCTAATTGAGGAGATTGTTTTGCGTGCCATGGAATCAAATCCGAAAGCCGTGCAACAATATAGAGATGGGAAGAAAAACGTAATGGGCTACTTTGTCGGCGCTGTGATGAAAGAAACACGTGGAAAAGCAAATCCAGCAGTTGTGAATGAAATTGTGAGGAGGCTTCTGGAATCATGAAGAGGATAACAACCATTACAACCCTTCTGCTTCTGGTGCTTTCGTTAACTCTTTTTGGAGAAACATATCTCTCTTTGATTGATGAAAGCTGGAAGACGGAAGTAACCTTTCCTCTTTCAAAGAAGTTGAACTGGGGGATTGCAATGGGGAATACGGCACCCAGAATAGGCATCCTGTACACAGAGAATTGGGCTGATTATTCGACCGGCTTTTTCAAGGTTAAAACCCGTGATGGAAGTTTTTCATTGGGCCTGTATTTCGGGGAGGGAATTTCGGTTTCTACAACACTGATACAGGGCAGCTATTCACCCCCGATCTATTCCCAGAGCTTTAATAAAATCCAGCTCGCTTCAGATGGAAAGTTTCACCGGTTTTCATATGGCAATTACCGTGTCCCTCTGGGTAAGTGGAGCCTCGGGGCGAATATGCTCAGCATAAAGGACGAAAGCACAAAGGTCAATTATCTGAAAGCATACGTTTTTGTAAAAGACTTCAATAGAAGTTTCAGGTTGAGCCTTAACGGCGGAATATTGAACCTGGGAGTCGACTTAGCTACCATAGGCTCTTTGGGGGAGCTCGGATACGGTGGAGGGGTGTGCTATGACTTCAGCAAAAGAGCACCGGGGCTTTCGGCACACTGGGTTTTCCCGGTATCCCTGGAAAGCGGGAACTTTACCGGGGAAATAAAGATGTTCGTCAAAACTGACGGGGTGAATACGAAACTCAGCTTCAGAACACCTGGCGGAAAAAACCTTTTAATATTTGGCCTTGGCTTTGAAAACTTTACACTGGATGAATTTTTCCTTGGATTAATGGTGAACTGAATGATGAAAGCAGGTGTGTATGTACACCTCCCCTTTTGCAAAAGGCTGTGTCATTACTGCGACTTTGCAAAAATCAAAGAAGATCATGAACTGATAGAAAGATATCAACGTCTTCTGCTGAAAGAGATGGAACTTTGGTTCAAGAATAACCCTCTCATCAAGGTGGAAACCCTTTACTTTGGAGGAGGTTCTCCTTCAATTTATCCTCTTAACTACCTGCAGCAGCTGATAGACAGATTAAAGGGGTTGACGGATTTCGCGCCTGAGGAAATAACCCTCGAAGCAAATCCCTGGGAACTTGACGCGGATAAGCTTAAAAGCTGGTACAGATTGGGTATAAATCGTTTGAGCGTTGGTGTTCAAAGTGCTTCAGCAGATATCCTGAAAAACGTTGGCCGCGAGTCTCCTTCTGACCTGTTAAAAAGGCTCAAAGCAGCAAGAAGTATTTTTGAAATTCTCAACCTGGATTTTATTCTCGGGCTTCCGGGGGAATCCGAAAAAAATCTGGAAGAGAATATCGGGCTTATCAAAGAGTTGTTCCCACGGCATATCTCCTATTATTTCCTTGACACCGACCATGACACTCCTTTGATGAAAAACGTCCGTAGTGGTAAGATTGAGTTGCCGGATGTTGAGATGGTCGAGCAGTTATATGACCGGGTGAAGCTCACATTATCTGCCCTGGGGTATATACGCTATGAAATCTCCTCGTGGCAAAGAGATGGGATGTGTTGCAAGCACAATATGAATTATTGGAAAAACGGGAATTACGTTGGTTTCGGCATCTCGGCAGGAGGGCATGTTGAAAGAAACAGATACGTTAACACGGAAAATTTCAAAGACTACGAAGATGCCCTAAGCAAAGGCCTTTTGCCGCGGGTATACAGCGTGACTAACGATGACCTCCAGGAAGATATTGAAACCCTTTTTATGTCCTTAAGGCTTGTTGAGGGGTTTTCTTTGGAGAACTTATCAAATAGCAAATACAGGTTCGCCCTGGTGGAAGCTCTGACCGAAAAGCTTTCTGATTTTGCCATAATCAGGAACGGTCGGATTAGATTGAATGAAAATGGGCTCGACAATTCACGGCTTGTGTTCGAGAGAATTCTCGATATAAAGGAGGGGATAGTCGATGTTTTCGGCACATGAAATACTGGATATTGCATTGAACATCGAAAACGAGGGGATTAAGTTTTACAGAGAACTGGCTGAAAAGGCAAAAGATGAAAGCGCGAAATCCACTTTTGAGTTTCTTGTTTCTCAGGAGAAAGAACATATAATTACCTTCAGGGAGCTTCTAAAAAGGTTTGAAAAAGAGGCTCAGGAGCTGGTAAACTGGGACGAGGCTACGGAATATTTGAAGACTTTAAGCGAGCAAAAGGTGTTCCCGAGTGCAAGCACTTTGATAGAGAAGTTTAAAAACAGCACCCCGGAAGAAGTAGTAAAATATTCCATTGAAAGAGAAAAGGACACTGTGATATTCTACTACGACCTTTTGGATATGATTGCAGATAATGAGGCTAAAGAAGCCGTGAAGAAGATTATAAAGGAAGAAAAGAAGCACGTCGTTATATTGAGGGATTTGCTTAAATGAAAAAGACAGATCTCGAAAATTTTCTCAAAAACTTCAAAGCCCGGTCAGGAGAGCGGAAAAGCCTTGATTGGGATCGATATTTTATGATCCTGGCTGATACAGTAAAAGAGAGGTCAAGCTGCTTCCACCGAAAGGTGGGAGCGATTATTGTCAGGGAAAACAGGATCCTCGCGACCGGATACAACCAGCCCCCATCGGGTTTCCCTCATTGCGATGAGACTGAATGCATACGCGACGCTCTTTCCATTTCTTCCGGTGAGAATCAGGAAGTTTGCTATGCAGCGCATGCGGAGCAAAACGCCATTGCACAGGCGGCGAGGTTTGGGATATCAACGGGAGGGGCAACAATTTATGTGACCCATAAACCCTGTTCCATATGTGCGCGGATATTGATAAATGCAGGGATAAAGCGCGTGGTATTCAGCTGGGATTATCCCGATCCACTTTCGGAATTTCTACTCAAAACATGCGGTGTTGTTTTAGAACAACTCGAGCTTGAAGGAGGTAGCCATGTCAACGACTAAACTGCTGACTTATTTACGTCAGGATAGGATGCCCCATGTCTGGTGTCCGGGCTGTGGTAACGGCGTTATAATGAAAGCCTTTGTCAATGCTGTGGACCGTCTATCTTTGGAACCCGATAGGATCGCCGTTATCTCAGGAATTGGTTGCTCATCGCGTGTAACCGGCTATTTGAATTTCAACACCATGCACACATTGCATGGAAGGGCTATTGCCTTTGCAACCGGCGTCAAACTTTCAAGGCCGGAATTCAAAGTGGTGGTTATGGGTGGTGATGGAGACATTCTGGCTATTGGGGGCAATCACTTCATTCATGCCTGCCGAAGGAATATTGACCTGACTGTCATCATCTTCAACAACAGCATTTACGGGATGACCGGCGGTCAGTATTCTCCTACAACGCCAGAGGAGACTTATGCTTCTACTGCTCCATATGGGAATATCGAAGATCAATTTGATACGGTGAAACTGGCTATTAACTCGGGTGCAACTTATGTGGCGCGCAGCACCGTATATCACTATATTCAGGCAGTGCAGTACATTCAGAACGGTCTCAAGCACAAAGGGATGTCAGTCATTGAGATAATGACAAATTGCCACACCTATTTTGGTAGATACAACGGAATGCCTGAACCAGTGCAGATGCTCACTTACTTCAAGGAAAATGCGGTTCCCCTGAAAAAGGCCGAGAAGATGTCGCAGGACGAGCTCGATAGAAAAATAATCATCGGTGAGTTCGTTAACATAGAAAAAGAAACCTACAACGAGAAATACGAGCAATTAAAGACAAAATTGGCCTTCACGGAGAAGGAGTGATCGATATGCCCTTACACCCACCACATTCGGTTAGGATATCTGGTATAGGAGGCCAGGGAAATGTTTTGATGGGAATTATCCTTGCTGATGCACTGGTTTCTATGGGGTTATGGGTAGTACAAACCCAGTCATATGGGGCACAGGTTCGTGGAGGATTATCCTATTGCGATGTACTGTTCTGCAAAGAACCTATTGACTATCCCAAAGCAAACAATTTCAACGTTATATACTCCATGCACCAGATAGCAGTAAATGCACATATCAATTTGCTCAAACCCAACGGAATACTCATCATAGATAGCTCGTATGTATCAAACCTTCCGAAGGAAGCATTCAGAATAACAAAAAAAATAATCATG
The Kosmotoga arenicorallina S304 genome window above contains:
- the metK gene encoding methionine adenosyltransferase — protein: MKRWLFTSESVTEGHPDKVADQISDAILDAMLEQDPNSRVAVETLVATGVAVVAGEVSTRAYVDIPQIVRDTILDIGYTRAKYGFDGETCAVLSSIDEQSPDIALGVNKSLEAKSDGNDMYDEIGAGDQGMMFGYATNETEEMMPLPIVLAHKLSKRLSDVRKQKIVDGFRPDGKTQVTVLYEDGKPVGVTTVVVSTQHDPMLTNEEIRDAVIEHVIKPIIPENLMHENMKIYVNPTGRFVKGGPAADTGLTGRKIIVDTYGGWIPHGGGAFSGKDPTKVDRSAHYMARYAAKNIVAAGLADRVTLQLAYAIGVAHPVSFMIDAHGTEKVDLDKLSEVVQKLFDFRPAAIIDTLDLRRPIYRQTAAYGHFGRTDVDLPWERVDMVSELRKAFNL
- the rpsT gene encoding 30S ribosomal protein S20, producing MPNIKSAEKRVRQTKVRRMRNRSAKTRFRNVTKELLLAIETKEAPEKVNELLSLSFSVLDRAAKKGVIHKRQASRRKARLTARVKKYLDSLS
- a CDS encoding ABC transporter ATP-binding protein is translated as MAEVILKDVVKVYPNGFKAVHGANLEVKDKEFVVLLGPSGCGKTTTLRMIAGLEEITEGTVTIGGKVVNDVEPKDRDIAMVFQNYALYPHMTVYENMAFGLKLRKVPKPEIDKRVKEAASILGIEGLLDRKPKQLSGGQRQRVAVGRAIVRNPKVFLFDEPLSNLDAKLRTQMRAELKRLHQNLQATIIYVTHDQVEAMTMADKIVIMKDGVIQQIGDPYSVYFEPVNKFVAGFIGTPSMNFINAKVSKEGDKLWIHKDSMKLLIPEKYYDKLSPYVGKDVVFGIRPENIYDKMFAVNPSEEFVAEGKVDVVEPLGSETLIHATIAGDDIVAKVDPKTKAQAGDTIDLVFDMNMVHVFDVETEENILKGMHSTEGELKVE
- a CDS encoding type II toxin-antitoxin system Phd/YefM family antitoxin, translating into MARLDNLIFKSLADAKAHFSEVVDTASNGQRDVVITKNGVPRAALISYEKYTKMLNFLSTAYELYLMDAGEKALGTQLEDIIEDSSED
- a CDS encoding HU family DNA-binding protein; translated protein: MNKKELVAEIAERTGTTKKLAAEVLDSFVAVVGEKLAKGEEVKLVGFGTFEVAERKPRKGVNPRTKEAIQIPGGKVPKFRAGKELKEKVK
- the uvrC gene encoding excinuclease ABC subunit UvrC; the encoded protein is MKRALQNKISSLPETCGVYIFKNSEGKIIYIGKAVKLKRRVQSYFRESSWKDEKVRKIAEESSDMDFIIVPSEREALLLEANLIYKYKPRYNILLKESRFYPYIYISRDEFPYVELRRDRKAPGMYFGPYTSTRLVRSILELLQRIFKVRSCKQSLDRIKKACFLYHLKMCSAPCVGKITKEEYKKSLDNFIEFLEGNTLSVRTSLEERMYRLADNLQFEQAKEIRDVLDSMDKLYSRQAVDVPQDLSIDVLALSSGILVLLEIRGGMLLGKLVYDFPEGKVSDFISQFYLAREKHRPKSLIVSGLRKTETNMFKSEFEYIGKPRTEFESRLMKIAFQNIEQELNIRIGAVETLKQTRNILGLKKIPRFIEGIDISHTQGLMTVASLVVFESGKPDKSRYRRYRIRNLEVPNDFEALATVIKRRYSKHPLPDLLFIDGGFPQLRAVSEALEELNLKTEIVGIAKEEEEIVFPDSRGKLKLPPDHPVMKLLVSIRDETHRFAVNYHRYLRERRFVSSEIDGIPGIGPKRKRLLMKHFKSVSRIKKASEEELCKVIKNKKIVAEILKWAKENGG
- a CDS encoding DUF501 domain-containing protein; translated protein: MESGCFEKKIVQAQLGRELRNEFRVVKRCTWGYPQCIQSDLITDGKPFPTLFWLTCPFLYKEVSRLEEKGWVKLLEEELEHSESMSREYIEAHKTTQALKKSLLADRKLENWQIEALLDRGIGGIRNLMNIKCLHLQLANFLGGIDNPIGKRVWEMLKSRECPGSAVICSSLEVTDEKGSSE
- a CDS encoding 50S ribosomal protein L11 methyltransferase — protein: MLYKYFTLYADEKILEEIDELCFSEGFYSIFSEVIDSNLWRVKVYLEPDQEFPPFLSGYPFELGGEELEENWWKKFKENLKPFMLTHHTKLIPLEEPNQITEEGALGIVPGSAFGTGLHETTKLASRLLEKHMEPGAFVLDVGSGTGILSALALKRGAKKAVALDIDPAAVEKCQETAWINGVSIDARVSNFLSALKPGERFNVIVSNMIVELLERFVKETTHYLKSDGVIILSGILKEKFDAFVTTLEDSFSLLETEEMNEWKAAVLKKR